CGACTACGATCAGGGCAACGATCAGGATCGCAAAGCTGGCGATCACGAACGCCCCGATTACCGCTGGACTGACCCGTTTACCCATTAGTGACGGCTCCCTCGCCTCCCTCCTGTCCCCGCGTGAGGAACCGGATTACCCGCGGGTCCTTTGAATGCGCAAGCAGGTCGTGCGGATCCCCGGTCGCGATCTGGGTCCGCGATTCCGCGTCCAGAAAGACGCTGTTGTTGGCGATGGTGAAGATGCTCGCGAGCTCGTGGGTGACCACGACGATCGTCGCGCCCAGGTTCGCGCGCAACTCGAGAATCAGGTCGTCGAGCAGGCGTGAGCTTATCGGATCGAGTCCGGCCGACGGCTCGTCGAAGAAGAGAATGTCCGGATCGAGCGCCATCGCGCGCGCGAGCCCGGCGCGCTTCTGCATGCCGCCGCTGATCTGGTTGGGGTAGAAATCCTCGAACCCCTTGAGCCCGACCAGCGCGAGCTTGAGCGCCGCGATTTCGCGGATCTGCGCCGGCGTAAGGTCGGTGAACTCGCCGAGCGGCAGGCCGACGTTTTCCGCCAGCGTCATCGAGCTCCACAGCGCCCCGCTCTGGTACAGGATTCCGAACCCCCGCAGCATCAGCTCGCGCTGCTGCGGCGTGGCCCGGGTGAAGTTGACGTCGCCGTAAGTAATCTCGCCCGTGGCCGGTTCCTTGAGTCCGATCAGATGTCGGAGCAGCGTGCTCTTGCCGCATCCGCTGCCGCCCATGATGATGAAGATGTCTCCGCGCTTCACCACGAAGTTGAGATCGCGCATCAGGACGAAACTGCCATAGGCCATCGTCAGGTTGCGCACGATGATATGCGGCTCTGCGTCGGAGCGATTGTCGCCATTGCCCGTGGCCATCGTGAGTTCTCCCTGCTCAGATCCCCAGGAAGTTGAAGACCACGGCGAACATGCCGCAGGCGACCACGATCATGACGATCGCCATGACCACCGCCTGCGTCGCCGCGTCGCCGACCGCCGAGGAGCTGTTGCCGCACTGAAAGCCCCGCAGGCACCCCGCGATCGCGATCAGCACGCCGTAGAAAGTGCCCTTGATTACGCCGCCGAACAGATTGGTCAGAGTCAGCGTCGAGATGGTTTCTCGCATGTAGCTGCCGGCCGACAGATCGAGCATCGTGACCCCGACGAACATGCCGCCGAGAATTCCGACCAGGTCCGCGAACAGGCACAAAAGCGGCATCATCAGGACCAGCGCGAGGATCCGCGGCAGAACCAGGAACTCGAGCGGCGACACGCCCATCGTGGTCAGCGCGTCGATCTCCTGGGTCACTTTCATCGTGCCCAGTTTCGCGGCGAACGCGGCGCCGGTGCGGCCGGACATGATGATCGCGGTCATCATCGCGGCCATGTCGCGCACCATGCCGATACCGACGAGGTCGGCGACGTAAATCGAGGCGCCGAACTGGGACAGCTGGACCGCGCCCATGAAGGCGAGAATGACGCCGACCAGGAACGAGATCAGGGTGACGATCCCGACCGCGTTGGGCCCGCACTCCTGGATGACCTCGAGCAGATCGATTTTTCGGTAGCGCGCCTTGCCGCGCAGAAACTTTCCGAACGCGATCGTTATCTCGCCGAGGAAGCCAATGAACTCGTTGACCGAAAGGCCGTAGCCGAGCGACGCGTTGCCCACGTGAGTCAGGAACGAGACGCGCACCGCTGCGCTGCGCGCGCCCTTTTTTTCAGGCACCGCCTCGGCCAGCTCGAGCAGGCGTCGTAGACCCGCGGGCAGGCCGCTGCGGTCTTCGGCGATCCCGCGCGCACGGCAAATCTCCGCCGCACTTGTGAGAAACGAAATCAGCCCGCTATCCCAGTGCGTCAAATCAGCGGTCTCGTAGGCGAGCCGCCGCGTGGCCGGCCGGGAACCGAGTTCGCTGACCAGCAGCGAAATGGACGGCAGATCGCGCTTGAGATGCCAGGGGCCGGAAAGATGCGCCACGAGCGTCGAATCGTCGGTCCGCTCGAACGAGATGCTCCCCTGGTCCAGCTTCGGTGCGACAGCAGCCATCGGGTTACGTATCTCCCATCCTGCCCGCTTGCGGGCAACTGCCTATGAGGGCAGTTTGCCCCTGGCGCGCGCGAAATCGGCCCCATCGCGCCTTACACCCAGGCGCTCGGCCATCAGCACCAGCTCGGCCACCGACTGCGCGGCCATCTTGTCGACTACGTGGCCGCGATGCTGCTTCACGGTCTTTTCGGCAACGCCGAGTTCGGCCGCGACCTGCTTGTTCAGCAGGCCGGCCGCGACCAGCGAAAACACTTCGCGCTCGCGCGGGGTCAAGGTTTCGTAGCGGGCTTTCAAGGTATCGAGTTCGGAATGGACGGCGCGCAAATTCCGGCTGCGTGTGCAGGCCCGCCGGATGGCGTCGATCAGAGCCGCGCCTTTCACGGGCTTTTCGAGGAAGTCGACCGCGCCGGCCTTCATCGCAGCCACGCTCGCCGGAACGTTCCCGTGGCCGGTGATGAAAACGATCGAAAGATGCGGCAGTCTCGCCTGCAGCACCTGTTGGAATCCGAGGCCGTCCAATCCCGGCATTCGCAGGTCCGACACCACGCACGAGACGCTGCTGTTTTGCGGGCTATTCAGAAACTCCCCGGCCGACGCAAAGGCTAGCGCTTCAAGTCCCTTTGCCCGCAGCAACCGGACCAGCGATGTGCGAACCGATTCCTCGTCGTCGATTACCGCTACTATCGTGCCCTGGCTCATTGCTCGCCGATAGCCAGCCTGGATTCGCACGCGATTGCGGCGTCCGGAAGCGGACAGAGAAGTGTTGGCACCGCCTGAGGCAGGGTCGCTTCCGTTCCGTGAAAAGGCTCGCGCGGGGACGAGGATCGGGCAGACACGGATCGAGGCAAAACTGATCCTTCGCAACGCGCGGAGCTTGGCACAACCGGACAATATTATCCTCAATTGCTCCGCCTTTCCACCGCGCTGGGCGCGGCGATCAGCGCCCGCGCCTGGCATCTTTGCTGGCCGCCAGCGCCTTGGAAATCGCCTCGAGCAATGAGGCGCGGGTGAACGGCTTGAACAGCACGGCCGCAGGTTTCGTCCTTTGCATCAGGTCGCGGGTGCCTTGGTCGGTATGGCCGGTCATCATGATCACCGGAAGGTCGCATCCGGCGGCGGCCAGGGTTTCGCAGAGTTGCGCTCCGTTCATCTCGGGAAGATGCACGTCAACGATCAGGCAGGCATCAGCTTTGGGCAGTTCGCTATCGAGGACCGCACGGGGACGATCGAAAGCCATCACGCGAAATCCCGCCGCCAGCATCAACCTGCGCAGTGCGCGGAGGACCGAGGAATCGTCCTCGACCAGGATCAGCGCGGGTTTCTTTGCAACTGTCAAAAGACGATTTCGTCTCCCGATGGAACGCCGGTTACGGCCGATACGCGCCACATCGAGCATGACCGGATTGCGCC
This genomic stretch from Candidatus Binataceae bacterium harbors:
- a CDS encoding ABC transporter permease gives rise to the protein MAAVAPKLDQGSISFERTDDSTLVAHLSGPWHLKRDLPSISLLVSELGSRPATRRLAYETADLTHWDSGLISFLTSAAEICRARGIAEDRSGLPAGLRRLLELAEAVPEKKGARSAAVRVSFLTHVGNASLGYGLSVNEFIGFLGEITIAFGKFLRGKARYRKIDLLEVIQECGPNAVGIVTLISFLVGVILAFMGAVQLSQFGASIYVADLVGIGMVRDMAAMMTAIIMSGRTGAAFAAKLGTMKVTQEIDALTTMGVSPLEFLVLPRILALVLMMPLLCLFADLVGILGGMFVGVTMLDLSAGSYMRETISTLTLTNLFGGVIKGTFYGVLIAIAGCLRGFQCGNSSSAVGDAATQAVVMAIVMIVVACGMFAVVFNFLGI
- a CDS encoding ATP-binding cassette domain-containing protein, which translates into the protein MATGNGDNRSDAEPHIIVRNLTMAYGSFVLMRDLNFVVKRGDIFIIMGGSGCGKSTLLRHLIGLKEPATGEITYGDVNFTRATPQQRELMLRGFGILYQSGALWSSMTLAENVGLPLGEFTDLTPAQIREIAALKLALVGLKGFEDFYPNQISGGMQKRAGLARAMALDPDILFFDEPSAGLDPISSRLLDDLILELRANLGATIVVVTHELASIFTIANNSVFLDAESRTQIATGDPHDLLAHSKDPRVIRFLTRGQEGGEGAVTNG
- a CDS encoding response regulator; protein product: MPGAGADRRAQRGGKAEQLRIILSGCAKLRALRRISFASIRVCPILVPARAFSRNGSDPASGGANTSLSASGRRNRVRIQAGYRRAMSQGTIVAVIDDEESVRTSLVRLLRAKGLEALAFASAGEFLNSPQNSSVSCVVSDLRMPGLDGLGFQQVLQARLPHLSIVFITGHGNVPASVAAMKAGAVDFLEKPVKGAALIDAIRRACTRSRNLRAVHSELDTLKARYETLTPREREVFSLVAAGLLNKQVAAELGVAEKTVKQHRGHVVDKMAAQSVAELVLMAERLGVRRDGADFARARGKLPS
- a CDS encoding response regulator translates to MLDVARIGRNRRSIGRRNRLLTVAKKPALILVEDDSSVLRALRRLMLAAGFRVMAFDRPRAVLDSELPKADACLIVDVHLPEMNGAQLCETLAAAGCDLPVIMMTGHTDQGTRDLMQRTKPAAVLFKPFTRASLLEAISKALAASKDARRGR